The Amblyomma americanum isolate KBUSLIRL-KWMA chromosome 6, ASM5285725v1, whole genome shotgun sequence genome has a window encoding:
- the LOC144095186 gene encoding neprilysin-1-like, whose product MEPEHSASESRPTSSRITHGAALHQTHIKLGTLYESQRQIISSPPPPPERPKLGTKATVVVSLFALAVAVSVVSAVAVPVARRVRHAARLVGLCETMACTSYARMITQSASGSATPCHNFYRFVCDGYANSSRSVFRDHMVSFTNLVAHSLSTAVAPEEAQSAFEKAAIFYQSCVAVVTEGSSQFDQFREIMTDAGIHWPRVAETPDVMASMLKMALTLNIFTLIFFTADRDRVKCSVEIWKGDVIEHLKRRRREVEAVGKYEQYYDSFFRFFEAYDGKTNASGVGALLAPVTSGDAAARFEHFLRIENIVFHYLTGRKPSMKAVFDNVTRLQRISPSIGAKRWADVFNQMMSAYTARPDNASSPLQSCSQEITVWDLQYLRALDDLLLALGRPRLHYYYGWTVVQALAPFMSYGLAVMTYGSVKAARDESPLHCLRLTETTMGLVVYERYAATDFTPATRLELHQMVNVVYSALLRMLQANPDLDPREISVDLRKLERTLLPRFELLDDKARLDRFFSDVPSMARESFALNWIRLQRALHHMMPEAREATRSFYLSSIASSNAYTVRRAGGRGALGLAPYATLLPLYDAKSLYYYFGPEIFDINLLGGEVALFVAGNKCMKVVVDSIKYGGLGSMIAAATFQFFQEHLPARSRFRSLLEQRTRCYEGGPLRGLRRDAAKRTAFERAVALSFLWQAFRSPLRRRDPRWRVHGLESFSEEQLFFVASCFPLCSGYQSGAAELACNEPLRHSRDFPGAFHCPGGAPMNPRLKCNVFY is encoded by the exons ATGGAGCCCGAACACAGCGCTTCAGAATCACGGCCTACCTCTTCAAGGATCACGCACGGTGCTGCACTTCACCAGACGCATATC AAGCTCGGCACGCTGTACGAGTCTCAGCGGCAGATCATCTCGAGCCCCCCGCCGCCTCCCGAGCGTCCCAAACTGGGCACCAAGGCGACCGTTGTGGTCTCACTCTTCGCTCTCGCCGTCGCAGTCTCTGTCGTCTCCGCCGTCGCCGTGCCAGTCGCGCGGCGAGTGCGGCACGCAGCCCGGCTCGTCGGCCTGTGCGAGACCATGGCGTGCACCTCTTACGCCCGCATGATCACGCAGAGCGCGTCGGGTTCGGCCACTCCGTGCCACAACTTCTACCGCTTCGTCTGCGACGGCTACGCAAACTCGTCGCGCTCCGTGTTCCGCGACCACATGGTCTCGTTCACAAACCTCGTGGCGCACTCGCTGAGCACAGCCGTGGCACCGGAGGAGGCGCAGAGCGCCTTCGAGAAGGCCGCCATCTTCTACCAGTCGTGCGTCGCAGTGGTGACCGAAGGGAGCAGCCAGTTCGACCAGTTTCGAGAGATCATGACCGACGCCGGAATTCACTGGCCCCGAGTCGCCGAAACGCCCGACGTCATGGCATCCATGCTGAAGATGGCCCTCACGCTGAACATTTTCACCCTGATCTTTTTCACGGCCGACCGGGACAGGGTTAAGTGCAGCGTCGAGATCTGGAAGGGAGATGTCATTGAACACCTGAAGCGACGTCGCCGCGAGGTTGAAGCCGTCGGCAAGTACGAGCAGTACTACGACTCTTTCTTCCGATTCTTCGAGGCTTACGACGGGAAGACTAACGCCAGCGGCGTCGGCGCACTCTTGGCACCGGTGACTTCCGGAGACGCGGCTGCGCGCTTTGAGCACTTCCTTAGGATTGAGAACATCGTCTTCCACTACCTGACAGGCCGCAAGCCGTCCATGAAGGCAGTCTTTGACAATGTCACTCGGTTACAGCGCATATCGCCTTCGATTGGAGCCAAGCGCTGGGCCGACGTGTTCAATCAAATGATGTCAGCTTACACGGCTCGACCGGACAACGCGTCCTCGCCGTTGCAGTCGTGCTCGCAAGAGATTACCGTCTGGGACCTGCAGTACCTGCGCGCCCTGGACGACCTCCTCCTGGCCCTAGGCAGGCCTCGGCTTCATTATTACTACGGTTGGACGGTCGTTCAGGCTTTGGCTCCCTTCATGTCCTACGGCCTCGCTGTCATGACCTACGGGAGCGTGAAGGCAGCGCGCGACGAGTCACCCCTTCACTGCTTGCGGCTCACCGAGACCACAATGGGTCTGGTTGTGTACGAGCGCTACGCGGCCACCGACTTTACCCCGGCCACCAGACTCGAGCTGCACCAGATGGTGAACGTGGTGTACTCGGCGCTTCTGCGCATGCTGCAAGCCAACCCGGATCTGGACCCGCGCGAGATCTCGGTGGACCTGCGGAAGCTGGAGCGAACGCTTCTCCCGAGGTTCGAGCTGCTCGACGACAAAGCCCGGCTGGATCGGTTCTTCTCCGACGTGCCGTCCATGGCGCGCGAATCGTTCGCGCTCAACTGGATCCGGCTCCAGCGCGCCCTGCACCACATGATGCCCGAGGCACGAGAGGCGACCCGCTCGTTCTACCTGTCGAGCATCGCTAGTTCCAACGCCTACACGGTCCGCAGAGCTGGCGGCAGAGGGGCTCTCGGCCTGGCACCTTACGCGACGCTGTTGCCCCTCTACGACGCCAAG TCGCTGTATTATTATTTTGGCCCCGAAATTTTCGACATTAACCTCCTCGGTGGTGAGGTTGCCTTGTTCGTCGCCGGtaacaaatgcatgaaagtg GTGGTGGACAGCATTAAGTACGGCGGCCTGGGCTCCATGATCGCGGCTGCCACGTTCCAGTTCTTCCAGGAGCATCTGCCGGCGCGCAGTCGCTTCCGCTCGCTCCTGGAGCAACGCACCCGCTGTTACGAAGGCGGGCCGCTGCGAGGACTGAGGCGGGACGCCGCCAAGCGCACCGCCTTCGAGCGCGCCGTGGCACTGTCGTTCCTGTGGCAGGCGTTCCGGTCTCCCCTGCGGCGGCGCGACCCGCGCTGGCGCGTCCACGGCCTCGAGTCCTTCTCCGAGGAGCAGCTCTTCTTCGTGGCTTCCTGCTTCCCGCTCTGCTCGGGCTACCAGAGCGGAGCGGCCGAGTTGGCCTGCAACGAACCGCTGAGGCACAGTCGCGACTTCCCCGGTGCCTTCCACTGCCCCGGGGGTGCGCCCATGAACCCGAGGCTCAAGTGCAACGTGTTCTACTAG